Part of the bacterium genome is shown below.
TCGGCAAGCCGCTCCAGCGCGATTTCGGCGGCGCGGTCTTCCGCGGAAAGCTGCGGCAGGTCGGCCTTCGGAAATATCGTCTCCGCCCAATCGAGAATAAGCGCGACGCGCCTGGACTCCGGATCCGGAGAAACCGCCAGCGCCTTGACGAACCGCTGGAAAAACAAAATCACCGCATGCGGCGACGAGGGAAGCTCCGCTGTCCACCGCGTCCCGGCCACCGCGTCGATCGCGCGCAGCTTGCGCGCGAATTCGTCCGCGGCGGAAGGATCGGCGAGGTACAGACCGCGCGACAGGTCGTATCCCAGCACGAACTTGCGCCGCGCGAAAAGCGCGCGCGTGAGGTACTCCACAAGGGGGACGTACCTGACGGCGGCGCTGCCGTCATCGAACCTGATGAGGTCGCGCGTGTTGCCGTGAAGAATGAACGTGCTCTGCGTGCGGCTGAAGTAGCGGGATGCAAGCTCCCGTGCCCAGCCGGGAAGAAACACGGTAGCAGCGGACGACTCCACGGTCTAATTCTAGCTCTTTTTCAAAACGAGCTTCGCCAGAAGAAGATATATCGCCCCCGATGCCGCGAAACTCGGAATCGCCGCGCCGATGGGCCAGGCCTGCCAAGTTTCGATTCCGAATATCGCGCCGAGCCACCAGGGCGCGCCCGCCCAGAGCGAAATCGCCATTCCGATGATCCAAGCCGCGATCGCGGCCGCGTTGAAACCTCCCGCGTACCAATATTCTCCCCCCCTATCGAACAGCGCGGCCGAATTTATCCTGCATTTCTTCACGAAAAAATAATCCGCGGCGACGACAGCGAACATTGGAAGAAATACCACGCCGATCAGCAGCAGGAACTGCGTATACTGATCCATCTTTACGAAAAACGCCAGCGCGGTGCCGAAGAGCCCGCCGATTACCGCAAGCAACGAAGCGTTCGCCTTCGGCCATATATTGAGCGAGCTCGCCGCAGTCGAGTAAACGTCCAGAAACGTGGTGGTGATAGTCGAAAGCGCGATCAACAAGATGCCCGCGGAAATGAGTTTCATTCCGTGCAGCGCGCCCAAAACGACGGTGTTCGGCTCAAGCGCTTCCACCGCGGTTCCGGGATGGAGCTTCAAGTACGCCATTCCCGCGATCAGTCCGATGGCGTACATCCAGGCGGAGCCGGTGAAATATCCCCAGTAGGTTCCCGCGAACGCGGCCCGCCGGGACGACGCGAACCTTCCGTAATCAGCGGCGAGAGGCACCCATGAAACCGCCATCGCGACGACAAAATCGAACGTCAGCATCGGCGAAGGCCCGGCGGGCGGAACTACCCGCAACAGTTCGTCAATGGTGAATTTGGAAAACACGCCGTACGTCATCACGATTGTCAGCGCGATCAACATAAATACGGCGATATTGTTGGCGATCTTCCAGTAACGGCTTCCGCCTGCCGCCCATGCGGTTGTTAAGAGCCCCAGCGCGAGTATCGTCCAGAACTGCTGCGCGCCGGTAAGCTCCGCACCGAACAAAATCCCCACGGCCTTGGCCGCGACGATCAGCATGTACGCCGTCCATCCGATGAGTTGCAGGATGTTGCACACCGCCGGGAAAACGCTGCCGCGTATTCCGAAGCTGGCGCGCGAAAGCACCATTGTCGGCACAAGCGCCTCAGAGCCCATCCGCGCGACGAGCGCGAGGAGCAGATTCCCCGTGAATTTGGCGGCGAGGATTACGATTAGCCCCAAACCGATGCCAAGCGGCGTCACCTGCGCGCCGCTCCACATTTCGTCGATGACGACCGCCGCGCCGAACCACAAAAGAAACGTGTCGAGGCCCGACAGCCGTCCGGCCTCGCGAGTGGACGATTCCTTCATTTCCTCCCACTCGCCCGTTGCCTGCTGCGCCGCAGCCTGCTTTGCATCCGACATACCCACCACCTCTCGCAAAATTAGCGCGAAAGCGCGCCTTGCCGAAAATCCAGGTGCTGGGGGAGTTTTGCGATTCCCTGCGCCGGCATTACCCGGATCAGGTTCTGCGGGTCGGCGTCCCTTGCGGGCGCCCTCTCAGCTTGCGCTCCCCGATGCCTGAAAGACGGGTGAAGTATAGCACGTCTCGCCGGCCCGGCCTTATCCGCGCCCCAAAAAACAGAATCAAGAAAAAAAGGAGCCGATGTCCGCGTCCCGCGACGACCCGACTCCATAAAACATAAAATTATCCCTCGTGAAACCGGGTATAAGGCTGCTCAACCTCGCGCCCGCGGGGAGTTTCGTTGACAGCGCCGC
Proteins encoded:
- a CDS encoding cytosine permease codes for the protein MSDAKQAAAQQATGEWEEMKESSTREAGRLSGLDTFLLWFGAAVVIDEMWSGAQVTPLGIGLGLIVILAAKFTGNLLLALVARMGSEALVPTMVLSRASFGIRGSVFPAVCNILQLIGWTAYMLIVAAKAVGILFGAELTGAQQFWTILALGLLTTAWAAGGSRYWKIANNIAVFMLIALTIVMTYGVFSKFTIDELLRVVPPAGPSPMLTFDFVVAMAVSWVPLAADYGRFASSRRAAFAGTYWGYFTGSAWMYAIGLIAGMAYLKLHPGTAVEALEPNTVVLGALHGMKLISAGILLIALSTITTTFLDVYSTAASSLNIWPKANASLLAVIGGLFGTALAFFVKMDQYTQFLLLIGVVFLPMFAVVAADYFFVKKCRINSAALFDRGGEYWYAGGFNAAAIAAWIIGMAISLWAGAPWWLGAIFGIETWQAWPIGAAIPSFAASGAIYLLLAKLVLKKS